One segment of Danaus plexippus chromosome 10, MEX_DaPlex, whole genome shotgun sequence DNA contains the following:
- the LOC116766915 gene encoding centrosomal protein 20-like, producing MSENPTISEKELLDAIKNLLKKSGHLNKFEAEMRAKVTEVLQERQVLNPGFKSAGIPKPSDEVLLINELVKEYLEWNGYLYTASVMGSEAAMPNCRKTRAELCSEVGVKDDEKSSALPLLSNIIAAYTERIKRKISKIKRDH from the exons atgagTGAAAATCCAACGATTTCTGAAAAGGAACTCCTAGATGctataaaaaaccttttgaAGAAAAGCGGTCATCTGAACAAATTTGAAGCAGAg ATGCGAGCGAAAGTAACCGAAGTCCTACAAGAAAGACAAGTATTGAATCCTGGCTTCAAGAGTGCCGGTATTCCGAAGCCTTCGGACGAGGTGCTTTTAATCAATGAGCTTGTCAAAGAATATTTGGAATGGAATGGCTATTTGTATACTGCATCTGTGATGGGTTCAGAGGCTGCAATGCCAAACTGTAGGAAAACTCGTGCTGAACTGTGTTCCGAAGTCGGTGTGAAAGATGACGAGAAGTCATCAGCTCTTCCTCTTCTATCTAATATCATCGCGGCATATACGGAacgaattaaaagaaaaatcagtAAAATCAAGAGAGATCACTAG